The Pyrenophora tritici-repentis strain M4 chromosome 9, whole genome shotgun sequence sequence ATACTGACCGGGCGAGAAAAGCAACGACGGTACACTCACACGTTGATGTTGATGGACTCCAGTGACTTCAGCCAACGAATGGCTTCGGCGTTGATATCTGAATAGGATGGGATTCTCGCTGCACTAGCGCATGTAGCGAGAGCCAGCCTGTGAGCATAGTAGGCGAGTGCAGGCCCATCGATGACGGCAGAATAGCCGTGCAGCTGCTTGGGAGAATAGCGCGTGGCGTAAGGCTCAAGACGTCTAGCGAGTCCCTGGATGCCCATTGTGTTGAGGCGCAGTGCAGAAGTTGAGAGTTGTGCAGGATCTCTTCAGATGGTAAAGACAGGGCTGCTAGTGTTGTTGGGGTAAGACATTTGCCATGGCCTAGCGAAGCCCCTGTGGAGAAGGGCCAAAGACGGACCAGCCAAGTGGAATTGTGAAGCGTCTCGACCCCGAACTGCAGCTTTAGCGCCAAGTTGCAGCGACTGTTGGGAATTGACGAAAGAAAAACTCGCGATCATGGTCAACGTGGCGTCGTGCTTTCCGTCGTGAGCTAGCGCCGGCGTCATCCCGCGTGGTGGGGGAGCTGCCCCTCAGTCCCCAGCTCAAAAGTTGCCCGCTGCCACCCCTTTACTCTCTTCAATTGCTCCAACTTGAACCCAAACAGCTTCAAGTACATACACAATCAACATGAGCGTCCGAACTGTCGAATTGAAGCCCTTCCAGGACCAGAAGCCCGGAACGTAAGTAGATGCTCTATGGTTGAGCTTGGATAGCTGTATAGAGCTATACCGCCGAATCAACCTTGCTAACTCATCATGCAGTTCTGGTCTCCGCAAGAAGGTCAAGGTCTTCCAGCAAGAACACTACTCAGAGGCTTTCGTCACCAGTATCCTCCAGTCAATCCCAGAAGGCGTCGAGGGCTCATTCCTCGTTGTCGGTGGTGATGGTCGGTACTGGAACCCTGAGGTGACCCAAACCATTGCCAAGATTGGTGCTGCCTATGGCGTCAAGAAGCTCTTGATCGGTCAGAATGGCATCATGAGCACACCCGCCGCTAGTCACATCATTCGGATACGGAAAGCCACTGGTGGTATCCTCCTCACAGCCAGCCACAACCCCGGAGGTAAGTAGCCATCACCAGTAACCTAGATGCAGCTTGGCCTAATAGATCGCAGGTCCCGAGGAGGACTTTGGTATCAAGTACAACCTTGCAAATGGTGCGCCAGCGCCCGAGAGCGTGACCAACAAGATCTACGAGACCTCCAAGACCCTCACTTCCTACAAGATCGCCGATATCCCCGACATCGACCTCAGCACAATCGGAACGCAAAAGTATGGAAACCTCGAGGTTGAGATTGTCCACTCCACTGAGGACTACCTCAAGATGCTCAAGGACATTTTCGACTTTGACCTCATCAAGTCGTTCCTCAAGGAGCACTCCGACTTCAAGGTTCTCTTTGACGGTCTGAGCGGTGTCACTGGCTCATATGGTGTCGACATCTTCGAGAAGGAGCTCGGTATCCCCAACAGCACACAAAACTGTGTCCCCAAGCCAGACTTTGGTGGCCACCACCCCGACCCCAACCTTGTCTACGCCAAGTCGCTAGTCGACGCCGTTGACAAGAACGGCATTCAGTTCGGTGCTGCCAGTGATGGTGACGGCGACCGAAACATGATCTACGGCGCAAACTCATTCGTTTCCCCCGGTGACAGTTTGGCCATCATTGCACACCACGCCGAGCTTATCCCATACTTCAAGAAGCAGGGCATCTACGGTCTCGCACGCAGTATGCCTACCTCCGGTGCCATCGACCTGGTTGCCAAGAAGAAGGGCGTCCAGTGCTACGAGGTGCCCACTGGCTGGAAGTTCTTCTGCGGTCTTTTTGACTCTGACAAGATGAACATTTGCGGTGAGGAGAGTTTCGGAACTGGCAGCAACCACATCCGTGAGAAGGACGGTCTATGGGCTGTCGTAGCATGGCTCAACATCCTGGCTGGTGTTGGACAGCAGACTGGCACCACCCCCAGCATTGCGTCAGTGCAAAAGGACTTCTGGAAGACCTACGGACGTACCTTCTTCACCCGCTACGACTACGAGGGCTGTGAGACCGAGGGCGCCAACAAGGTTACCAGCCACATGAAGGAGCTCATCACCACCAAGAAGGACGAGTTTGTCGGCTCAACCGTCGCTGGACGCAAGGTTGTCGAGGCAGACGACTTCTCATACACTGACCTTGACGGCAGTGTCAGCAAGAACCAGGGTATCTTTGTCAAGTTCGATGACGGTAGCCGCATCGTCGTTCGCCTGTCTGGTACAGGTAGCAGCGGCGCCACCATTCGCCTGTACATTGAGAAGCATACCAGCGACGAGT is a genomic window containing:
- a CDS encoding Pgm, Phosphoglucomutase encodes the protein MSVRTVELKPFQDQKPGTSGLRKKVKVFQQEHYSEAFVTSILQSIPEGVEGSFLVVGGDGRYWNPEVTQTIAKIGAAYGVKKLLIGQNGIMSTPAASHIIRIRKATGGILLTASHNPGGPEEDFGIKYNLANGAPAPESVTNKIYETSKTLTSYKIADIPDIDLSTIGTQKYGNLEVEIVHSTEDYLKMLKDIFDFDLIKSFLKEHSDFKVLFDGLSGVTGSYGVDIFEKELGIPNSTQNCVPKPDFGGHHPDPNLVYAKSLVDAVDKNGIQFGAASDGDGDRNMIYGANSFVSPGDSLAIIAHHAELIPYFKKQGIYGLARSMPTSGAIDLVAKKKGVQCYEVPTGWKFFCGLFDSDKMNICGEESFGTGSNHIREKDGLWAVVAWLNILAGVGQQTGTTPSIASVQKDFWKTYGRTFFTRYDYEGCETEGANKVTSHMKELITTKKDEFVGSTVAGRKVVEADDFSYTDLDGSVSKNQGIFVKFDDGSRIVVRLSGTGSSGATIRLYIEKHTSDESTYDMDAQDYLKDNVKLATDLLKLQEYIGRTEPDVKT